In Mycolicibacterium aubagnense, the DNA window CCTGACCATAGCCCTGATCGGCCGGGGGCTGACCGTAACCCTGCGGCGGCTGGCCGTAGTTCTGCTCGCCGTAGCCGCCCTGGCCCGAAGGCTGGCCGTAGCTCGGCTGACCGTAGTTCTGCTGGGGCTGGCCAGCCGGTTGACCGTAACCCTGGTCAGGCTGGCCGTAGCCACCCTGCGGGGGCTGTCCGTAGCCGCCCTGCTGGCCAGCCGGTTGACCGTAGCCCTGGTCAGGCTGGCCGTAGCCACCTTGCGGGGGCTGGCCGTAGCCGCCCTGCTGGCCGCCGTAACCCTGGTCGGGCTGCTGGCCGTAGTTGGGCTGGCCGTAGCCCTGCTCGGGCTGGCCGTAGCCGCCCTGCGGACCGACGGGCGGCGGTCCGGGAGGACCACCCTGGGGGCCGCCGTAGCCGCCCTGGCCGTATCCGGCCGGGCCCGCGCCGTAACCGGCCTGGTCACCCGGCTGTCCGTAACCGCCTGGCTGTCCGTAACCGGGGCCACCCTGCGGGGGCTGTCCGTAGCCGCCCTGCTGTCCGTAACCCGGCTGCGGGTAGCCGCCCTGGCTCGGGTCCTGGGGGTACTGCTGACCGCGCTGCTGCTCGTCGGGCTGCCGTCCGTAGTCGTACTCGTCGCCTGGCTGGCCCTGTCCCTGGCCGGGGCGGTGGGTCGGGTTGTCAGTCATCGTTGGTACTCCTGGTTCTGCGGTGTGCACGCGGTCGCTGGGTGCCGGCCGCGGTGGCCCGGCGGTTGAGTCGGGGTTGACCGCGCCGTGGACGCGGAATTGGCCGGTATGAAGGCCAGGTGACGGCTCAAACCTGACGACCACCTCACCATACGTTTGCCATCCCCGCTCATGGACGAATCCCTCGAGGTGTTTGGCAAAAGCACTGGGTGTGAGGTCAGGATCGGCGTTCACCTTCTCGAAATCGGTGTAACTGAGCGTAATGACGTATTGGTTCGGTGCCAAAATACGGCCGCCACCGACATCGTGGGCACCGGATTCTGCTTCCCGCTGTAATGCGGCCTCGACTTCAGGGGGCGCGATGGACCCCCCGAAGACGCGGGCAAAAGCGTCTCCGACCGTGGTCTCGAGCTTGCGCTCGATCCGGTCGACCAGACCCATGTACCCCTGCCTCGCTTCGTCTCGGTGGTCCTGATGTGACGTGCGCAATAAATGCGGACACCACTGTTACGCATGCTATCGGCCTGACCTTGGAATACGTGACCAACAGAATCGTGAGAATTCCAAAGGTGCTGGTCAGGGAGTCGCGAGCCGGCACGCGGAGCGCTGCCCCGCGCGATTTCGCGGTTTCGACGAGCCGGATTGGGCAGAAGCCGGTGGTCAACGGTGGATTTGGAGCCGGGGGTGGGGGTGGTGATACTCTCTCCCAGTTGTTTGGGGCGAGTGGCGGAATGGCAGACGCGCTGGCTTCAGGTGCCAGTGTCCTTCGGGACGTGGGGGTTCAAGTCCCCCTTCGCCCACTCAATGTGGTGAGTCGAGTCATGGGTTACACATGAGTCGAGTCATCGGTTACAGAGAACCCCGGCCTTTTGGCCGGGGTTTTTTGTTGGTGGGGCCAGTAGTTTCGGTCGGGGTTGATGTGGTGGTCGGCGATCGGGGTGTAGCTGGTTGTGCTGATCACGGTGACGGTGCTGGTGGCCACCAGGATGAGCACGGGTGTGCCGGCGTGGCGGCGTCCGATGCCCAGGTGGTGCAGGCGGCTGCCGTGGCGCAGGGTGAGTTTGCCGAATTGGTCGACGGTGTCGTGGCGGATGCGGAAGTGTTCGACGGTGCCGGTCGGGGTGGCTTTGGGTCGGGTGGTGTAGGCCTGCGCGGGGGTGGTGGCCGCTGGCAATGCGCGGTGCACTCGGGCGGTGTTGTAGATGACGGTGAATTCGTCGAGCAGGCATTGCAGGTCGGCCAGGGTCGCTGGTCGGGGGCGGGCGGCGAGCCAGCGTTTGAGTGTTTGGTGGAACCTCTCGATTTTGCCTTGGGTTTGGGGGTGTCCGGGGCTGCCGTTCTTTTGCCTGACTCCCAGGGTGGCGATGAGTCGTTCGAAGTCGTTGTGGCCGTGGGTGAATCGTGATGTGTAGACCGATCCGTTGTCGGTCAGGGTGGATGCGGGCAGCCCGTGGGTGCAGATCAAGGTAGTGAAGCTGGCCACGACCTCGGTGACGCTGACACTGCCGAATGCGGTGCAGTACAGCAGATATCGGAAATGGTCATCGAGCCAGTTGAGGATCTCGGTGTCAGTGCCGTCGGCCAGAGGCCAGTGCGTGAAGTCTGACTGCCAGCATTCATTGGGCTGTTCGGCGGCGAACCGCCGGAAGGACCGTTTGGGGCGTTTGCGTGACTGCGGGGTGATCAGGCCGTGGTGGTGCAGGATGCGGCGAATGGTGGAGGTCGAGGGCACCGGGAGCTGTTGTTGCGCCAGGTGCGTTTGCAGGGTCACCGGCCCGGCGTCGAGGCCGTTGGCGGTGAGCTTCTCGCGCAGCAGCACGATCGCGGCGATGACCTCATCGCTGACCGCGCGGGGATTGCTGGCCGGACGCCGCGACCGCGGTTCGACCGCGTCGAGGCCGCCGTCGCGGTAGCGCTTGAGGAGGCGGTAGATGTGCTGGCGGGACATCGAGTAATCGCGGGCGGCGGCGCTGACCGACAGATGCCCTGAGACGACTTCCAACACCACCACGCGGGCTTTCGACATGAGTCATGACTGTCACCTATGACGCGACTCATCGAGTGTCGTTCCAGGTGTAACCCATGACCCGACTCATCTGTCACCTATGTCGTGACTCACGACACCCCTTCGCCCACTCAACTGCAGTTCTACGAACTGTCGGCATTAAGGTCACGAACTCGAAAGAGGTCGTGACCTTTTTGTTTTGTGGGGGTTCACCTTGTTGGTGTGGTGAATCAGGGTTGCCAGGGACTTGTCCGCGTAGATCCCCGCGCCCGATCCCCACCATGGAATCGACAACGCTTATCGCCCACTTGCGCGGAAGTGTGGGTACCCCAACCGCGCTTCGTCGAATCTCCAGAACCGAGACTGAGGTGTGTGCGCGACTAGGTTGCGTCCAT includes these proteins:
- a CDS encoding DUF3662 and FHA domain-containing protein; protein product: MGLVDRIERKLETTVGDAFARVFGGSIAPPEVEAALQREAESGAHDVGGGRILAPNQYVITLSYTDFEKVNADPDLTPSAFAKHLEGFVHERGWQTYGEVVVRFEPSPGLHTGQFRVHGAVNPDSTAGPPRPAPSDRVHTAEPGVPTMTDNPTHRPGQGQGQPGDEYDYGRQPDEQQRGQQYPQDPSQGGYPQPGYGQQGGYGQPPQGGPGYGQPGGYGQPGDQAGYGAGPAGYGQGGYGGPQGGPPGPPPVGPQGGYGQPEQGYGQPNYGQQPDQGYGGQQGGYGQPPQGGYGQPDQGYGQPAGQQGGYGQPPQGGYGQPDQGYGQPAGQPQQNYGQPSYGQPSGQGGYGEQNYGQPPQGYGQPPADQGYGQAPADQGYGQAPAPAAYGEPGYGAAAGYAEPDYGQPGGYGGGYGAAGANITLQLDDGSGRTYQLREGANVIGRGQDAQFRLPDTGVSRRHLEIRWDGHTALLSDLNSTNGTTVNNAPVQEWQLADGDVIRVGHSEIVVRVH
- a CDS encoding IS481 family transposase encodes the protein MSKARVVVLEVVSGHLSVSAAARDYSMSRQHIYRLLKRYRDGGLDAVEPRSRRPASNPRAVSDEVIAAIVLLREKLTANGLDAGPVTLQTHLAQQQLPVPSTSTIRRILHHHGLITPQSRKRPKRSFRRFAAEQPNECWQSDFTHWPLADGTDTEILNWLDDHFRYLLYCTAFGSVSVTEVVASFTTLICTHGLPASTLTDNGSVYTSRFTHGHNDFERLIATLGVRQKNGSPGHPQTQGKIERFHQTLKRWLAARPRPATLADLQCLLDEFTVIYNTARVHRALPAATTPAQAYTTRPKATPTGTVEHFRIRHDTVDQFGKLTLRHGSRLHHLGIGRRHAGTPVLILVATSTVTVISTTSYTPIADHHINPDRNYWPHQQKTPAKRPGFSVTDDSTHV